A genomic window from Lotus japonicus ecotype B-129 chromosome 1, LjGifu_v1.2 includes:
- the LOC130733554 gene encoding protein trichome birefringence-like 33 — protein sequence MQMKPPLSPSSSLMRGKARLSPYLFTLLAFIFFVAILYGEDFMCIFGQQLQNYSSPNSLFPTTERVKKQHKVPFAVGKTEEGCDIFSGRWVRDEVTRPLYEESECPYIQPQLTCQKHGRPDKDYQHWRWQPHGCDLPKFNASLMLETLRGKRMMFVGDSLNRGQYVSFVCLLHQLIPEDAKSMETFDSLTVFTAKEYNATIEFYWAPFLLESNSDDAIVHRISDRIVRKGSINKHGRNWKGVDILVFNTYLWWMTGLKMKILLGSFDDEVKEIVEVSTEDAYRMAMKSMLRWVKLNMDPKKTRVFFTSMSPSHGKSIDWGGEPGGNCYNETTLIDDPTYWGSDCRKSVMQVIGEVLNKSKVPITFLNITQLSSYRRDAHTSIYKKQWSPLTPEQLANPVSYADCVHWCLPGLQDNWNELLFAKFFYP from the exons ATGCAAATGAAGCCACCACTCTCACCCTCTTCTTCCCTCATGAGAGGCAAGGCTCGTCTCTCTCCCTATCTCTTCACCCTCTTAGCTTTCATCTTCTTTGTTGCCATTCTCTATGGTGAGGATTTCATGTGCATCTTCGGTCAACAACTCCAAAACTACTCCAGTCCTAACAGCCTCTTCCCCACAACTG AGAGGGTGAAGAAGCAGCATAAGGTGCCATTTGCAGTGGGGAAAACAGAGGAAGGGTGTGACATATTCAGTGGGAGGTGGGTAAGGGACGAGGTGACTCGGCCGCTGTACGAGGAATCGGAGTGTCCGTACATACAGCCGCAATTGACATGTCAGAAACACGGGAGACCAGACAAGGACTACCAACACTGGCGGTGGCAACCGCACGGTTGCGATCTTCCAAA ATTCAATGCAAGCTTGATGCTAGAAACACTTCGTGGGAAGAGGATGATGTTTGTTGGAGACTCCCTCAACCGCGGTCAGTACGTATCTTTTGTGTGCCTTCTCCATCAACTCATTCCTGAAGATGCTAAATCCATGGAAACCTTTGATTCACTCACTGTATTCACAGCCAAG GAATACAATGCGACAATTGAGTTCTATTGGGCACCTTTTCTTCTCGAGTCAAATTCCGATGATGCTATTGTTCATAGAATATCTGATAGGATTGTTAGAAAAGGTTCGATCAACAAGCATGGTCGGAATTGGAAAGGTGTTGATATTTTGGTTTTCAATACCTATCTTTGGTGGATGActgggttgaagatgaagatctt GCTTGGATCTTTTGATGATGAAGTAAAAGAGATTGTTGAGGTTTCAACAGAGGATGCTTACCGTATGGCTATGAAAAGTATGCTTAGATGGGTGAAGCTCAACATGGATCCTAAAAAAACTAGAGTCTTCTTTACCAGCATGTCACCTTCTCATGGAAA GAGCATAGATTGGGGAGGTGAACCAGGAGGGAACTGCTACAATGAAACAACTTTGATTGATGATCCCACATATTGGGGCTCTGACTGTAGAAAAAGTGTAATGCAGGTGATTGGAGAAGTTTTGAATAAATCCAAAGTGCCCATCACATTTCTCAACATCACTCAGCTCTCAAGTTACCGCAGAGATGCCCACACTTCAATCTACAAGAAGCAATGGAGTCCATTGACTCCAGAGCAATTAGCAAACCCTGTTAGCTATGCTGATTGTGTGCATTGGTGTTTGCCTGGCCTTCAAGATAATTGGAATGAGCTTCTATTTGCCAAGTTCTTTTATCCTTGA